The window GCTCACCATGGCCGTCGAGTGTGAACGTCAACCTCGCGATCTATGGTCGAACGGCCAATCGCTCGCCAGCTTCTGCGGAGTCTGCCACAACTGCACCCGCATCGCCACTGCCGCAAACCTCGACGAAGAAGTCAACAAAGCAGTCGCCGCACGAGAAGAGCTCCGCGAGACCGACAAGAAAGAGACTCGAGTCCTCATCCAGCCGCACCCCGACGTCCTCATCGTTCCACCAGATCCTCCGCAGCTCCTCATCAAACTCGGCCAGATTCGCACCGTGATCCAGCGCTCACACTATCTCCCCAACGAAGCCCCGCGGAAGATCTTCATCCTTACCGCAGCCAACTTCATGAAGGAGGCCGCCAACTCACTGCTCAAGGTCCTTGAGGAGCCACCCGACACCGTCCACATCATCATCCTCGCGGAAAACCCCGGCGAGCTCCTCCCAACCATCCGCTCCCGCTGCGCAACGGTGCGTCTCGGTGCCTTGCCCGTCGAAGAGATCGAGATGCTCCTCGCAGACCGTCGCCCAGACGTCCCCGCGAAACAGCGCACCCTCATCGCACGTCTCGCCCAGGGAGCCGCTGGCAAAGCCCTCGGTTTCGACCTCGAAGCCTACACCGCTGCTCGCGCTGACGCTCTCATCTTCCTCCGCAACGCCGCGGCCGCCAGCTCCGGCACAGCCGAGCCCGACCACACTGCACTTTTCAAGATGACCGAGACCTACCGCGCCGGAGCCGAAGGCCAGCAAAAAACCGCCGCTCTCCTCCGCAGCCTCACGCTACTTCTCGAAGATCTCCTCCTCCTCGGCGCAGGCACCCCCGAGCTCGTTCGCAATACCGACATCCGCCCCGAGCTCGACCGCCTCAACACACTTCTCAGCTTCGAGTGGATCGAATCTGCCTCTCGCGGCCTCGACCAGGTACAGAGCGGAATGCGCCGTAATCTTCTTCGCAATCTCTCCCTCGACGCCTTCGCCGGACAACTGGCATCCGCACAACTAACTACAAGATGAGCCAGCCAGCCTCCCAGCCCGATCGGACAACGCAACGCCTCACCGCAAGCCCCGAAGACATCGCTCGCGCAGCAAAGATCCTTCGCAGCGGTGGCACAGTAGCCTTTCCAACCGAGACCGTCTACGGCCTCGGCGCCAATGCGCTCGACCCATCCGCTGTCGCCAGCATCTTCGCCGCAAAGGATCGGCCCAACTGGGATCCTCTCATCGTTCACGTCAGCACCCGCGCCATGCTCGACGAGGTAGCAACAGTGCCGCCCCAGGCGGAGCGCCTCATTGAAGCCTTCTGGCCTGGCCCGCTCACCCTCCTTCTCCCCCGCACAAATAAGATCCACGACCCCGTTACCGCCGGACGCCCCCTCGTAGGCGTCCGCATGCCCACCGATCCCATCGCCCTTGCCCTGATAGAAGCCGCAGGCGTCCCCATCGCCGCACCCAGTGCCAACCGCTTCGGACGCACCAGCCCCACGACCGCCGCACACGTCCTCGAAGACCTCGACCACCGCATCGACGCCATCCTCGACGGCGGGTCCACCACCGTCGGTGTGGAATCCACCGTCCTCGACCCCAATCAATCCCCAATGATCCTCTATCGCCCCGGCGCAATCACCGCCGCCATGCTCGAACCCATCGCCGGCCCCGTTACCCTCTACCAGCCGCCCCTGCAAACTACAGCAGAACCGCAAAGCCTTCCCTCGCCCGGCGTAGGCATCCGCCACTACGCCCCCCGCGCTCACGTCATCCTCGTAGCCACCGAAGCAGAACTCAACGCCCAGCTGGCTCAACGAGCATCCGCCAAAAACGCAATCGGAATCATGCTCCCGCAAGGCTGGACCGTATCGAAAAACTACACCGAGACCTACCCCTGGGGCTCAATCGACGACCCAGCCTCCCTCGCCCGCAGCCTCTTCGCGGGTCTCCGTGAACTCGACAGCCGCGGCGTCGCTACGATCATCTGCCCCCTCCCCAAACCGGAAGGCCTTGGCCTCGCCGTCCGCGATCGTTTGAAAAAAGCTGCAAAATCAAAGTAGTTGCATAGTTTTGCACCGACCACCAGCCGTATACTCCACCCATGCAGAACTCTGAGATCGAGCTCAAAGTCCCCGTTACTGATCCAGAAGCTCTTCAAACCCTCCTTCCCGCACTCGGTTTTCATCTCGTCACACCTCGCACCTTCGAGCACAACACCCTCTACGACACTCCAACCCGAGACCTCCGCGCCCGCCGCCAGATCCTCCGCATTCGCGAGTACGGCAGCCTCTGCACCATCACGCACAAGCGTCTGCCCGACCAGCAGGATCCCGTCGATACCACCCGCTACAAGATCCGCGTCGAGACCGAAACCACGGTCGCCGACCCCCACGCGATGTCCGAGATCTTCCATCAGCTCGGCTACGACCCAGCTTTCATCTATGAGAAGTACCGCACCGAATGGTCTTGCGCCACTGGCCCCGACGGCAGCATCCTGGCCCATCTCGTCATCGACGAGACCCCCATCGGCAACTACGTCGAGTTAGAAGGACCCACCGCCTGGATCGATCAGACCCTCATCGACCTCAATATCGACCCCGCCACCTGCCTCACTGACAGCTACGGCAAGCTCTTCCTCGACTGGAAGCAGCGCACCGCCAGCCCCGCTGAAAACCTCACCTTCAGCGCGATCGCTCCGCCCGTCCTCTCGCTTCACTAAAGCCTGCCCCCGCTACGCCGATACAACCTCTGTACCCGGAGGTTCCCTTGGCAATTTCACTTCGCTCCTCGCGCCCATTTCTACTTGCCGGAAGCGTCGCCCTCTGCATCGGCACTGCCTTCGCCGGCAACGTCCACCGTGCTATCGTCTCCCGCACCGCTCCAACCTATCCTGAGCTGGCTCGCCGCATGCATGTCGGCGGCAAAGTCGTCCTCCTCGTTACCGTTCAGGCAGACGGAACCGTGTCAGCCAGCAAGGTAGAGTCAGGCCACCCACTTCTCGCCGGAGCCGCACAGGACGCGGTCACGCATTGGCGCTTCGCTCCCGGCCCGGAGGCTTCTGACTCAGAGATTGAAGTCAACTTCAACATCGACGGCCAGTAAATCGGCGGGCAGTAATCTTCGCCCTACCTCACCGAGACTGAAGTCGGATCTTCCGACGACACTCTCACAACCGGAGATCTACTCCTCTTCCAACATCGCTCCGAGGTCCTCATGCAACTGCAGTCGAAGATGTTCCTGAAGACTGGCGCTATCGTCGCCACTATCGTTCTCAGCGCTTGTATCGCTCACCGATACATCGAAGAGGCCAACTCTCTTTCGAACATGGTCACGGAGAACCGTATTCCCGTCATCATGTCCAGTCGCGATATTCGCTCTCACTTCACCGAC is drawn from Edaphobacter lichenicola and contains these coding sequences:
- a CDS encoding DNA polymerase III subunit; its protein translation is MTAQIALPTTFNDFIGNSTAIEHLRTAIAAGRLPHSLILAGPSGAGKYTLALMLTMAVECERQPRDLWSNGQSLASFCGVCHNCTRIATAANLDEEVNKAVAAREELRETDKKETRVLIQPHPDVLIVPPDPPQLLIKLGQIRTVIQRSHYLPNEAPRKIFILTAANFMKEAANSLLKVLEEPPDTVHIIILAENPGELLPTIRSRCATVRLGALPVEEIEMLLADRRPDVPAKQRTLIARLAQGAAGKALGFDLEAYTAARADALIFLRNAAAASSGTAEPDHTALFKMTETYRAGAEGQQKTAALLRSLTLLLEDLLLLGAGTPELVRNTDIRPELDRLNTLLSFEWIESASRGLDQVQSGMRRNLLRNLSLDAFAGQLASAQLTTR
- a CDS encoding L-threonylcarbamoyladenylate synthase, whose product is MSQPASQPDRTTQRLTASPEDIARAAKILRSGGTVAFPTETVYGLGANALDPSAVASIFAAKDRPNWDPLIVHVSTRAMLDEVATVPPQAERLIEAFWPGPLTLLLPRTNKIHDPVTAGRPLVGVRMPTDPIALALIEAAGVPIAAPSANRFGRTSPTTAAHVLEDLDHRIDAILDGGSTTVGVESTVLDPNQSPMILYRPGAITAAMLEPIAGPVTLYQPPLQTTAEPQSLPSPGVGIRHYAPRAHVILVATEAELNAQLAQRASAKNAIGIMLPQGWTVSKNYTETYPWGSIDDPASLARSLFAGLRELDSRGVATIICPLPKPEGLGLAVRDRLKKAAKSK
- a CDS encoding class IV adenylate cyclase is translated as MQNSEIELKVPVTDPEALQTLLPALGFHLVTPRTFEHNTLYDTPTRDLRARRQILRIREYGSLCTITHKRLPDQQDPVDTTRYKIRVETETTVADPHAMSEIFHQLGYDPAFIYEKYRTEWSCATGPDGSILAHLVIDETPIGNYVELEGPTAWIDQTLIDLNIDPATCLTDSYGKLFLDWKQRTASPAENLTFSAIAPPVLSLH
- a CDS encoding energy transducer TonB, with translation MAISLRSSRPFLLAGSVALCIGTAFAGNVHRAIVSRTAPTYPELARRMHVGGKVVLLVTVQADGTVSASKVESGHPLLAGAAQDAVTHWRFAPGPEASDSEIEVNFNIDGQ